In a genomic window of Akkermansia massiliensis:
- a CDS encoding glycine zipper 2TM domain-containing protein — MKTTSILTIGCAAIALSITSCTNFGSPNAYNLNEIGGAQETYTGTVTSVENVKIQANNANTGTGIGAVAGGLTGAMFGGGNAKYATAAGGAILGGIAGNQIDKAVNNTTGERITVRLDQKRNGTRNYTVVQVASRNNPIQVGQRVRVIIGNNGSRVLAY, encoded by the coding sequence ATGAAAACGACTTCCATTCTTACCATCGGCTGTGCGGCCATCGCGCTGTCCATCACCTCCTGCACCAACTTCGGTTCCCCGAACGCCTACAACCTGAACGAAATCGGCGGCGCACAGGAAACCTATACCGGTACGGTCACCAGTGTGGAAAACGTCAAAATCCAGGCCAATAACGCCAATACCGGCACCGGCATCGGTGCAGTGGCGGGCGGCCTGACCGGCGCCATGTTCGGCGGCGGCAACGCCAAGTACGCCACGGCAGCGGGCGGCGCCATTCTGGGCGGCATCGCCGGCAACCAGATTGACAAGGCCGTGAACAACACGACCGGGGAACGCATCACCGTGCGCCTGGACCAGAAAAGGAACGGCACCCGCAACTACACGGTCGTGCAGGTCGCCAGCAGGAACAACCCGATCCAGGTCGGACAGCGCGTGCGCGTGATCATCGGCAACAACGGTTCCCGCGTGCTGGCCTACTAA
- a CDS encoding phosphate signaling complex PhoU family protein codes for MNHDAHTLREFDAALSSLNTHLLQMAYKAQSALDLAAAGLLQQNESASNQAIAEDEELDELEMTVDREGLHLLAFFSPVASDLKVVLASIRMSSMYERIGDEAVTIAKRANKLNKRPRIREAAQADPVYREMAEQFRAVNKAVSSWDGKALAELVPALETLAEHAAAMTDTFTRLPEQYQDNLISVADLIFVGRSMERMAEGLQKVVAEALYAAS; via the coding sequence ATGAATCACGACGCGCACACCCTGAGGGAGTTTGACGCCGCCCTTTCCTCCCTGAATACGCATTTGCTCCAGATGGCCTACAAGGCGCAGAGCGCCCTTGACCTGGCTGCCGCCGGGCTGCTGCAGCAGAATGAATCCGCCTCCAACCAGGCCATTGCGGAGGATGAGGAGCTGGATGAGCTGGAAATGACGGTGGACCGGGAAGGCCTGCATCTGCTGGCTTTTTTCAGTCCCGTAGCCTCCGATCTCAAGGTGGTGCTGGCTTCCATACGCATGTCTTCCATGTATGAACGGATCGGGGATGAGGCCGTGACGATCGCCAAGAGGGCCAACAAGCTTAACAAGCGCCCCCGCATCCGGGAGGCTGCCCAGGCGGACCCCGTTTACCGGGAGATGGCGGAGCAGTTCAGAGCGGTGAACAAGGCCGTCTCCTCCTGGGACGGGAAGGCTCTGGCGGAGCTGGTTCCCGCGCTGGAGACGCTGGCGGAGCATGCGGCGGCCATGACGGATACGTTCACGCGCCTGCCGGAACAGTATCAGGACAATCTGATTTCCGTGGCGGACCTGATTTTTGTGGGCCGTTCCATGGAACGCATGGCGGAAGGCCTGCAAAAGGTGGTGGCGGAAGCCCTTTATGCGGCGTCTTGA
- a CDS encoding transglycosylase domain-containing protein, translating into MGLNDKSRKRNAGSWRERIQDGEAASRPQTERKKRPAPRPSYPGLPQEDPGPAVIPGPTRRTRNSRSGSSRHDTPPPRPRRAARPAPQEEYEDYPEAEGESRSARAGRPRKPRFTIFGALLFVLLMPFRFIGSLTRNIRWFISWPLRILLGCCFVGIVIGSILVFLYGTISNRYDISEVKSNIPERTVILDRKNRTIGTLHGENRKRVSLREVPPIFIDALILREDNRFYDHGGVDWIGVGRAFAQVLKHKRATQGASTLTMQLAKITYNHRERNLHSKLTEVALAKRIEATYTKDEILETYINRIFWGHTFLGIAAAARGYYDKEPRDLSLAECATLAGIIYGPNDFSPIKHPEEAKKVRDIVLGLLKNEGKITEVQYQAALAEPIVTRTPQSRSEENYAMDLVRRELDAILEEEDIRLGGLVVHTTLDLDLQNATLDAINKHMEALEARKDFKKHLASLQAKREKKGILKNKLTTKAEYEAALAAWKALPAERKEGMQPPMPNYIQSAAVVMDNATGALLAVVGGRDAEESKLNRAIQSRRQTGSLFKPFIYATFFQQGNSADTRISDDRIAYGEVRGAANWSPRNSDGTYRGMKPASFGLILSRNTMSVRIGNRAGLSNVIQSAQLAGFHGNISRTPALYLGTWEASPLDIASAYSVFANGGVRPTPYIIDHITDSQGQPRFAITKSKRTVYSQRAANITSSILQQVCKPGGTAGRITALGFKSPCGGKTGTTNNYTNAWFAGYTSNLTCSVWVGFDSSTKILEKGYGGTLALPVWVDIMLAAQKEGYPANAIRTRPGSEGQAVLVCRESNQLAHSGCQYAKTAYFETSAGYQAPTRMCEKHIPMAEPDTEENIPYAEPLDGSDDNIPLAEPVEETDAIPYATPI; encoded by the coding sequence ATGGGTTTAAACGACAAATCACGGAAACGAAATGCCGGCTCCTGGCGGGAACGCATCCAGGACGGTGAGGCGGCTTCCCGTCCCCAAACGGAACGCAAAAAAAGGCCTGCGCCCCGTCCGTCCTATCCCGGGCTGCCGCAGGAAGATCCCGGTCCGGCAGTCATTCCCGGCCCCACCCGCAGAACAAGAAATTCCCGCAGCGGTTCTTCCCGGCATGACACACCGCCCCCGCGCCCGCGGCGCGCTGCCCGTCCGGCTCCGCAGGAGGAGTATGAGGACTACCCTGAAGCGGAAGGAGAATCCCGTTCCGCACGCGCAGGAAGGCCGCGCAAGCCGCGCTTCACGATTTTCGGCGCCCTGCTGTTTGTCCTGCTGATGCCGTTCCGCTTCATCGGCTCCCTGACGCGGAATATCCGCTGGTTCATCAGCTGGCCCCTGCGCATCCTGCTGGGGTGCTGCTTCGTCGGCATTGTAATCGGTTCCATCCTGGTGTTCCTTTACGGAACCATTTCCAACCGCTATGACATTTCCGAGGTCAAGAGCAACATTCCGGAACGCACGGTGATTCTGGACCGCAAGAACCGGACCATCGGCACCCTGCACGGGGAAAACCGCAAGCGGGTGTCCCTCCGGGAAGTCCCCCCCATTTTCATCGACGCCCTGATTCTGCGTGAGGACAACCGCTTTTACGACCACGGCGGCGTGGACTGGATAGGCGTGGGCCGCGCCTTCGCACAGGTGCTCAAGCACAAGAGGGCCACGCAGGGAGCTTCCACGCTGACCATGCAGCTCGCCAAGATCACTTACAACCACCGGGAGCGCAACCTGCATTCCAAGCTGACGGAGGTGGCTCTGGCAAAGCGCATTGAAGCCACCTACACGAAGGATGAGATTCTGGAGACCTACATCAACCGCATTTTCTGGGGACACACTTTCCTGGGGATTGCGGCGGCGGCGCGCGGGTATTATGACAAGGAGCCCCGCGACCTGTCCCTGGCGGAATGCGCCACGCTGGCCGGCATCATTTACGGCCCGAATGATTTTTCCCCCATCAAACACCCGGAGGAAGCCAAAAAAGTGCGCGACATCGTCCTGGGACTGTTGAAAAACGAGGGCAAGATCACGGAGGTGCAGTATCAGGCGGCCCTGGCGGAACCCATCGTCACCCGGACTCCCCAGTCCCGGTCGGAGGAGAATTACGCCATGGACCTTGTGCGCCGGGAACTGGACGCCATTCTGGAAGAAGAAGACATCCGCCTGGGCGGTCTGGTGGTCCACACCACGCTGGACCTGGATTTGCAGAACGCCACGCTGGACGCCATCAACAAGCATATGGAAGCGCTGGAAGCGCGCAAGGATTTCAAGAAGCACCTGGCGTCCCTGCAAGCCAAACGTGAGAAGAAGGGAATCCTGAAGAACAAGCTGACCACCAAGGCAGAATATGAAGCAGCCCTGGCCGCCTGGAAGGCGCTGCCCGCGGAACGGAAGGAGGGAATGCAGCCTCCCATGCCCAATTACATCCAGTCCGCCGCCGTAGTCATGGACAACGCCACGGGGGCCCTCCTCGCCGTCGTCGGCGGACGGGATGCGGAGGAATCCAAGCTGAACCGCGCCATCCAGTCCAGAAGGCAGACCGGCTCCCTGTTCAAGCCGTTCATTTACGCCACGTTTTTCCAGCAGGGCAATTCCGCGGACACCCGCATTTCAGACGACCGGATCGCCTACGGGGAAGTACGCGGAGCCGCCAACTGGTCCCCCCGCAATTCGGACGGCACGTACCGGGGCATGAAGCCGGCCTCCTTCGGCCTCATCCTTTCCCGCAACACCATGTCCGTGCGCATCGGCAACCGGGCCGGGCTGTCCAACGTCATCCAGTCCGCCCAACTGGCGGGCTTCCACGGGAATATTTCCCGCACCCCGGCTCTTTACCTGGGCACGTGGGAGGCCTCCCCGCTGGACATCGCCAGCGCCTACAGCGTCTTCGCCAACGGCGGCGTGCGCCCCACTCCGTACATCATTGACCACATTACGGATTCCCAGGGCCAGCCGCGCTTCGCCATCACCAAGAGCAAGCGCACCGTGTATTCCCAGCGGGCGGCCAACATCACCTCCTCCATCCTCCAGCAGGTCTGCAAACCCGGCGGCACGGCGGGCAGGATCACCGCGCTGGGCTTCAAGTCCCCCTGCGGCGGCAAGACCGGGACCACGAACAATTACACGAACGCGTGGTTTGCCGGATATACTTCCAATCTCACGTGCAGCGTATGGGTGGGGTTTGACTCCTCCACCAAGATTCTGGAGAAAGGCTACGGCGGCACGCTGGCCCTTCCCGTCTGGGTGGACATCATGCTGGCCGCCCAGAAGGAGGGCTACCCCGCCAACGCCATCCGCACGCGGCCCGGTTCGGAAGGACAGGCCGTGCTCGTCTGCCGGGAGTCCAACCAACTGGCCCATTCCGGCTGCCAGTATGCCAAGACGGCGTATTTTGAAACTTCCGCCGGCTACCAGGCCCCCACCAGGATGTGTGAAAAGCACATCCCCATGGCGGAACCGGATACAGAAGAGAATATTCCCTATGCGGAGCCGCTGGACGGCAGCGACGACAATATTCCCCTGGCCGAACCCGTAGAAGAAACGGACGCCATCCCCTACGCCACCCCCATCTGA
- a CDS encoding S1C family serine protease: protein MSLAGNVSSMADLQKHVHQVASRVTAATVALVSDGGETGSGVIVTPQGLILTAAHVVGGDEIMRVVFADGRVVKGRVLGANFTRDAAMVQIMDGGNYPHVELGESDGLHVGDFVVALGHSKGFDPERRAPIRMGRLCTDGKQRFLISECTLIGGDSGGPLFDLSGKLVGIHSSIGPMLKINNHVPVSVFRRDWDKLLSGRHWGQLGLHPMADPESPVLGFAMMDVLGVDGVVVEDVVVNSPADTAGIKPGDVITHMDSRSLRSVRDMLRELGRHRPGETVPVVVVRKGTAYKADLTFGRRGDLMSGLKYQEQTQG, encoded by the coding sequence ATGAGTCTTGCGGGGAATGTCTCTTCCATGGCGGACTTGCAGAAGCATGTGCATCAGGTGGCTTCCAGGGTCACGGCCGCTACGGTAGCGCTGGTTTCCGACGGGGGGGAGACGGGCAGCGGCGTGATTGTCACTCCGCAGGGGCTCATCCTGACGGCGGCCCACGTGGTGGGCGGCGATGAAATCATGCGCGTGGTTTTTGCCGACGGGCGCGTAGTCAAGGGGCGCGTGCTGGGGGCCAACTTTACGCGGGACGCCGCCATGGTGCAGATCATGGACGGCGGAAATTATCCCCATGTGGAACTGGGGGAATCCGACGGCCTGCATGTGGGGGACTTTGTGGTGGCCCTGGGCCATTCCAAGGGCTTTGACCCGGAACGCCGCGCGCCCATCCGCATGGGAAGGCTGTGCACGGACGGAAAACAGCGCTTTCTCATCTCGGAATGCACGCTCATCGGCGGGGATTCCGGCGGCCCTCTCTTTGACCTGTCCGGCAAACTGGTGGGCATTCATTCCTCCATCGGCCCCATGTTGAAAATCAACAACCATGTCCCCGTCTCCGTATTCCGGAGGGACTGGGACAAGCTGCTCTCCGGGCGGCACTGGGGCCAGCTTGGACTTCATCCCATGGCTGACCCGGAATCCCCCGTATTGGGATTTGCCATGATGGACGTGCTGGGCGTGGACGGAGTGGTAGTGGAAGACGTGGTGGTCAACTCTCCGGCGGATACCGCGGGCATCAAGCCGGGGGACGTCATCACCCACATGGACAGCCGCAGCCTCCGTTCCGTGCGGGACATGCTCCGTGAGCTGGGCAGGCACCGTCCCGGGGAAACCGTTCCGGTGGTAGTGGTGAGGAAAGGTACGGCCTACAAGGCGGATCTTACATTCGGCAGGCGCGGCGATCTGATGTCCGGCCTGAAATACCAGGAACAAACTCAAGGATGA
- a CDS encoding bactofilin family protein — MTDNVTNFLASGIEIKGTIRFQNDMHIDGKIEGEIISDKGKVTIGETAQIKGDITAGDVRIYGNVEGKVTSDRCELKQQARVVGDMKTRSLAMEEGAHLLGRTEIG; from the coding sequence ATGACAGACAACGTAACAAACTTCCTCGCCTCCGGCATTGAAATCAAGGGAACCATCCGTTTCCAGAACGACATGCACATCGACGGCAAAATCGAAGGTGAAATCATTTCCGACAAGGGAAAAGTCACCATCGGAGAAACCGCCCAGATCAAGGGCGACATCACCGCCGGAGACGTGCGCATCTACGGCAACGTAGAAGGCAAGGTCACCTCCGACCGCTGCGAACTCAAGCAGCAGGCCCGCGTCGTCGGGGACATGAAGACCCGCAGCCTCGCCATGGAAGAAGGCGCCCACCTGCTGGGCCGCACGGAAATCGGTTAA
- the pstB gene encoding phosphate ABC transporter ATP-binding protein PstB, translated as MTPHPAAADQTAVEVDSLDFCYGSKQSLFHVTMKVPRNRVTAFIGPSGCGKSTLLRCINRMNDRIPEARVTGGSIRIDGVDVTSPSLDPIHLRREVGMVFQKSNPFPMTIYENVSYGLKLAGVRNRGILDEAVEESLRHAALWDEVKDRLHASANGLSGGQQQRLCIARSIAVKPRILLMDEPCSALDPIATVRVEELMHRLKEEFTIIVVTHNMQQATRVSDLTGFFMLGRLVEFDSTEKIFSNPSMKETEDYITGRFS; from the coding sequence ATGACTCCGCATCCAGCCGCCGCCGACCAGACCGCCGTAGAGGTGGATTCCCTGGATTTTTGTTATGGGAGCAAGCAATCCCTGTTCCATGTCACCATGAAGGTTCCCAGGAACCGGGTGACGGCGTTCATCGGCCCTTCCGGATGTGGAAAGTCCACGCTGCTGCGCTGCATCAACCGGATGAATGACCGCATTCCGGAGGCCCGCGTCACGGGCGGCTCCATCCGCATTGACGGGGTGGACGTGACTTCCCCGTCCCTGGACCCCATCCATTTGCGCCGGGAGGTGGGGATGGTTTTCCAGAAGTCCAATCCCTTCCCGATGACCATTTATGAGAACGTTTCCTACGGATTGAAGCTGGCGGGGGTAAGGAACCGCGGCATTCTGGATGAAGCGGTGGAGGAAAGCCTGAGGCATGCCGCCTTATGGGATGAAGTGAAGGACCGCCTGCATGCTTCCGCCAACGGCCTTTCCGGGGGACAGCAGCAGCGCCTGTGCATCGCCCGTTCCATTGCCGTGAAGCCTCGCATCCTGCTGATGGACGAACCTTGTTCCGCCCTGGACCCCATTGCCACGGTACGGGTGGAAGAGCTGATGCACCGGCTCAAGGAGGAGTTCACCATCATCGTAGTTACCCACAACATGCAGCAGGCCACCCGCGTTTCCGACCTGACCGGTTTTTTCATGCTGGGAAGGCTGGTGGAGTTTGATTCCACGGAGAAGATTTTTTCCAATCCTTCCATGAAAGAAACGGAGGATTATATCACGGGAAGATTCAGTTAA
- a CDS encoding aldose epimerase family protein, translating to MIFGTLPGGAPVELFELSSDKLTVRISNYGGRIISVVKDGMDMIVGPKHFEDMLKDTCYCGAICGRVANRIAKGRFSIDGDSHSVAVNNGPNHLHGGVQGFDSKIWQVQEATRNTLVLTLHSADGEENYPGNLEVVATYTVVEETLHLRLEAYADAATIVNLTNHAYWNLSGKPTIDSMTLEVRASAYTPVDATNIPDGRILPVEGTDFDLRKAALLGERNSAAHPDTAAGLDHNYVLDSEPGDKIAAILLDPESRHRLIVATDAPGLQVYTGEYLPQARQGIALEAQGFPNAVNTPHFPSVILRPGQSATRNITWTVR from the coding sequence ATGATCTTCGGCACCTTACCCGGCGGCGCTCCAGTAGAACTGTTTGAACTGTCTTCCGACAAGCTGACGGTACGCATCAGCAACTACGGGGGGCGCATCATCTCCGTCGTCAAGGACGGCATGGACATGATCGTAGGGCCCAAGCACTTTGAAGACATGCTGAAAGACACCTGTTATTGCGGTGCGATTTGCGGCCGTGTCGCGAATCGCATCGCAAAAGGCAGGTTCTCCATTGACGGAGACTCCCATTCCGTGGCCGTCAACAACGGCCCCAACCACCTGCACGGAGGCGTGCAGGGCTTCGACAGCAAAATCTGGCAGGTGCAGGAAGCCACGCGCAACACGCTGGTGCTTACCCTGCACTCCGCAGACGGGGAGGAAAACTATCCCGGCAATCTGGAAGTGGTAGCCACCTATACCGTGGTGGAAGAAACCCTCCACCTCCGGCTGGAAGCGTACGCGGACGCGGCCACCATCGTCAACCTCACCAACCACGCCTACTGGAACCTTTCCGGCAAGCCCACCATTGACTCCATGACGCTGGAGGTGCGGGCTTCCGCCTACACCCCGGTGGACGCCACCAACATTCCGGACGGCCGCATCCTTCCCGTGGAAGGAACGGACTTTGACCTGCGGAAGGCAGCCCTGCTGGGAGAACGCAACTCCGCCGCCCATCCGGACACCGCCGCCGGACTGGACCACAACTACGTGCTGGATTCCGAACCCGGCGACAAAATCGCCGCCATCCTTCTGGACCCGGAATCCCGCCACCGCCTGATCGTGGCGACGGACGCGCCCGGCCTCCAGGTGTATACCGGGGAATACCTGCCCCAGGCGCGCCAGGGAATCGCGCTGGAAGCCCAGGGCTTCCCCAATGCCGTCAACACGCCCCACTTCCCCAGCGTCATCCTGCGTCCCGGCCAGTCAGCCACGCGCAATATCACCTGGACCGTCAGGTAA
- a CDS encoding M16 family metallopeptidase: MSSAKEPVTRRFGNGLTVLIKEDKSHPVVSLQYWVGTGSMNEGHWQGSGLSHLLEHLVFKGTEHYSGQDLARKVQERGGHWNAYTSVNRTVYYIDGPADSWQIFLNLLTELVFFPTFPEDELEREKGVVRREMAMYADDPDSVAYQLLMQTLYLKHPRRWPVLGEPAAFDCLTRQDVLDYHASRYVPNNVVLSIAGDVDAAEIFSHLELLVEDLKSRPLNRELIPHEPHQFGSRRVRKEFAVPYSKLNLAWRLPCSGHPDTPALSALASILGGGRSARFYEKFHDRLGLVYSIEVHSNQSETDEGAFTISIDVDRAQRDKVRDLVLQELRNLAQEDFTEDLKRVCKQTRVSRLRRRSSAAGVASEMGADWFGARNLNLSSEWQEAIERVTTEDLHRVCSTWLSSPNVTEVSLDPVGSNAAEEDGSAAGTETALSEHVLGNGMKVVIREDHRLPLAYACLAFKAGCRAENEHDAGVTDLMSECLLKGTATRSAGDIARFLEDIGGAINTSTGNNSLSVGCQILAEDLDSGLELMADVVMNPSFPEDAFLREKESFVADAEEDLEDPLSVAFRQERKVAYGHVSYGNSPSGTPESLSSLTVRDVKEQYERIICASNAVICISGDVRKEEVLPLLEKRLGGMRAGMPPVLTPTPALRAGREVSVLDKQQAVLVVGMPCVDVASPEMAQALLFQAWCSDMAGPVFTNIREEAGLAYYASSSLFIGMDAGGICFYLGTSPEQLEEAGRRLEKTLEMIHERGMTEEELERTKASALSSRLLAMQSNGALCQMLALDILFGLPLDAFERQTVAIRNMELDQVNAFIKKVLDPAQPRSWSIVRPPLS; this comes from the coding sequence ATGAGTTCAGCCAAGGAGCCTGTGACGCGCCGTTTCGGAAACGGTTTGACGGTTTTGATCAAGGAGGACAAGTCCCATCCCGTAGTGTCCCTTCAGTACTGGGTGGGCACCGGGTCCATGAATGAGGGCCACTGGCAGGGGAGCGGCCTTTCCCATTTGCTGGAACACCTGGTGTTCAAGGGAACGGAGCATTATTCCGGGCAGGACCTGGCCCGCAAGGTCCAGGAACGCGGCGGCCACTGGAATGCCTATACCAGCGTGAACCGCACTGTGTATTATATAGACGGCCCTGCGGATTCCTGGCAGATTTTCCTGAACCTTCTGACGGAGCTGGTGTTTTTCCCCACGTTCCCGGAGGATGAACTGGAGCGGGAGAAGGGGGTGGTGCGCCGGGAGATGGCCATGTACGCGGACGATCCCGATTCCGTGGCTTACCAGCTTCTGATGCAGACATTGTATCTCAAGCATCCGCGCCGCTGGCCCGTGCTGGGGGAACCCGCCGCGTTTGACTGCCTGACGCGCCAGGACGTGCTGGATTACCATGCCAGCCGCTATGTTCCGAACAATGTGGTGCTTTCCATCGCGGGAGATGTGGATGCCGCGGAGATTTTTTCCCATCTGGAACTGCTGGTGGAGGATTTAAAGTCCCGCCCCCTGAACCGGGAGCTTATTCCCCATGAACCGCACCAGTTCGGTTCCCGCAGGGTGCGCAAGGAATTTGCCGTGCCTTATTCCAAACTGAACCTTGCCTGGCGCCTGCCCTGTTCAGGCCATCCGGATACGCCGGCTCTTTCCGCCCTGGCCAGCATCCTGGGCGGGGGCCGTTCCGCGCGTTTTTATGAAAAGTTCCACGACCGCCTGGGGCTGGTGTACAGCATTGAGGTGCATTCCAACCAGTCCGAGACTGACGAAGGGGCGTTCACCATCAGCATTGACGTGGACCGCGCCCAGCGTGACAAGGTGCGGGACCTGGTGCTCCAGGAACTGCGGAATCTGGCACAGGAGGATTTTACGGAGGATTTGAAGAGAGTTTGCAAGCAGACGCGGGTCAGCCGCCTGCGCCGCAGGAGTTCCGCCGCCGGAGTGGCCTCGGAAATGGGGGCGGACTGGTTCGGGGCGCGCAATTTGAACCTGTCTTCAGAATGGCAGGAAGCCATTGAACGGGTGACCACGGAAGACCTGCACCGCGTGTGCTCCACCTGGCTGTCCTCCCCGAATGTGACGGAAGTCAGCCTGGATCCCGTGGGCAGCAACGCCGCGGAGGAAGACGGTTCCGCCGCCGGGACGGAAACGGCCCTGAGCGAGCATGTGCTTGGCAACGGCATGAAGGTGGTGATTCGTGAGGACCACCGCCTTCCGCTGGCCTATGCCTGCCTGGCCTTCAAGGCCGGCTGCCGTGCGGAGAATGAACATGACGCCGGGGTGACGGATTTGATGTCCGAATGCCTGCTGAAAGGGACCGCCACGCGTTCTGCAGGGGACATAGCGCGTTTTCTGGAGGACATCGGAGGGGCCATCAATACCTCCACAGGCAACAATTCCCTGAGCGTGGGCTGCCAGATTCTGGCGGAAGACCTGGATTCCGGACTGGAGCTGATGGCGGATGTGGTGATGAATCCCTCCTTCCCGGAGGACGCCTTCCTCCGGGAGAAGGAGTCCTTTGTGGCAGATGCGGAGGAGGATTTGGAAGATCCGCTTTCCGTGGCGTTCCGGCAGGAACGGAAGGTGGCCTACGGCCATGTTTCCTACGGGAATTCCCCGTCCGGCACGCCGGAGAGCCTTTCTTCACTGACAGTGCGGGACGTGAAGGAACAGTATGAACGCATCATCTGCGCCTCCAATGCCGTGATATGCATTTCCGGAGATGTCAGGAAGGAGGAGGTTCTCCCTCTTCTGGAAAAGCGTCTTGGCGGAATGAGGGCCGGAATGCCGCCGGTCCTGACTCCCACGCCCGCGCTGCGCGCTGGCCGGGAGGTGTCCGTGCTGGACAAGCAGCAAGCCGTGCTGGTGGTGGGAATGCCGTGCGTGGACGTGGCTTCCCCGGAAATGGCGCAGGCGCTGCTGTTCCAGGCCTGGTGCAGTGACATGGCCGGTCCCGTTTTCACCAACATCCGGGAGGAAGCCGGGCTGGCCTACTATGCCAGCTCCTCCCTGTTCATCGGCATGGACGCCGGAGGCATCTGCTTCTACCTGGGCACCTCTCCGGAACAACTGGAGGAAGCCGGGCGGCGGCTGGAAAAGACTCTGGAGATGATTCATGAGCGCGGCATGACGGAAGAGGAGCTGGAACGCACCAAGGCGTCCGCCCTTTCCTCCCGCCTGCTGGCCATGCAGTCCAACGGAGCCCTGTGCCAGATGCTGGCTCTGGATATCCTGTTCGGGCTGCCCCTGGATGCGTTTGAACGGCAGACAGTCGCCATCAGGAACATGGAGCTGGACCAGGTGAACGCCTTTATCAAGAAGGTGCTGGACCCCGCGCAGCCGCGTTCCTGGTCCATCGTGCGTCCGCCCCTTTCCTGA
- a CDS encoding PDZ domain-containing protein — MKYLWAAFAAASACAQEIASPLPPDQMIAPEDKIVLDSQAKEIFREWDKVAVPVGQSVVALVAGNTQVALGTVVGKGKVLTKLSDLQKERRPVMLVDSSGRVYDAKVLFALPEHDLLMMDVPGLPAPPIDLNSYVQAQEGDVIAAVSPTGHVSDFGVVSVAQRSLRADDQPYLGIVSDPRWDGEGVMIGGVEAGSGAHRSGLLAGDVLMKLNGKPVDGMYSIRAAMVGVRPGETVPVEVKRRDQVVEGKLLTGPRPKVMKFPQKRLDMMNSMGNRMSLKRDEFPLVIQSDMTLFPERAGCPVIDVNGKFVGLALSRAGRTETYILPSWICRELVEGVLPQVQQYQAGRGENIPDAQPVDDSYDARRLEENRRKVEDKMSRQGLVPKVY; from the coding sequence ATGAAATACTTATGGGCGGCATTCGCGGCGGCTTCCGCGTGTGCCCAGGAAATAGCGTCCCCGCTCCCTCCGGACCAGATGATAGCCCCGGAGGACAAAATCGTGCTGGATAGCCAGGCCAAGGAAATCTTCCGGGAATGGGACAAGGTGGCTGTACCTGTGGGGCAGTCCGTGGTGGCGCTGGTGGCCGGCAATACCCAGGTGGCCCTGGGAACGGTGGTGGGGAAAGGGAAAGTGCTTACCAAGTTGAGCGACCTTCAGAAGGAACGGCGGCCGGTCATGCTGGTGGACTCTTCCGGACGGGTGTATGACGCCAAGGTGCTCTTTGCCCTGCCGGAACACGATCTGCTGATGATGGACGTCCCGGGGCTTCCCGCTCCCCCCATTGACCTGAACTCCTACGTGCAGGCGCAGGAAGGGGACGTGATTGCGGCCGTGTCCCCCACGGGGCATGTCAGTGACTTCGGGGTTGTTTCCGTGGCGCAGCGCAGCCTGCGGGCGGACGACCAGCCTTACCTGGGCATCGTTTCCGATCCCCGCTGGGACGGGGAGGGAGTCATGATCGGCGGCGTGGAGGCCGGAAGCGGAGCGCACCGCAGCGGTTTGCTGGCCGGCGATGTGCTGATGAAGCTGAATGGGAAGCCGGTGGACGGCATGTACTCCATCCGTGCCGCCATGGTCGGGGTGCGCCCCGGTGAGACGGTTCCCGTGGAAGTGAAGCGCCGGGATCAGGTGGTTGAAGGGAAGCTCCTCACGGGCCCCAGGCCCAAAGTGATGAAATTCCCCCAGAAGCGCCTGGACATGATGAACTCCATGGGCAACCGGATGAGCCTGAAGCGGGACGAATTCCCGCTGGTCATCCAGTCGGACATGACGTTGTTCCCGGAACGCGCCGGATGCCCGGTCATTGACGTTAACGGAAAATTTGTGGGGCTGGCCCTGAGCCGCGCCGGACGTACGGAAACCTACATTCTCCCCTCCTGGATATGCCGGGAACTGGTGGAAGGGGTGCTTCCGCAGGTGCAGCAGTACCAGGCCGGCCGCGGAGAAAACATTCCGGATGCCCAGCCTGTGGACGACTCCTATGACGCACGGCGCTTGGAGGAAAACCGCCGCAAGGTGGAGGACAAGATGAGCCGCCAGGGACTGGTGCCTAAGGTCTATTAA